The nucleotide sequence CAAGTTGACATACGGAACCGTTCTTGGATATTTAACAGGCTCAACAAAGAGCCCCACAAAATTTTGAGGGTTTATGTTGTAGAAGAAAAAAAAGATCACTGCAAGCAAATTATCAAGCAATTATGCCGTAAGGCACAGGGAGGATTGCTATGAATGATAAATGCAAGCAAATTGTGGCTAACATTTTGAATGCGATTGCTTACAAAAAAATTAAGCCCACAAAAATATTTTTGCATAAATTTATTTATTTTTTGAGCACACAGGGTGTTAATGTCGGATTTCGTTTCGAACCATACACTTACGGCCCATATTCATTCGACCTCTCAAGCACGCTTGGGAGCATGGCATTTTGGGATGAAATAGTTGAAAAAGGGACTTCGGTCGAAGCAGTGAATCTCGACAGATATCAGGCGACCAACCCAGAGGAACTTCACAACATTTCAGAAAACTTGGATAAATTCTTGACAATTATCCCCGCCAGCAAGTTGACATTCGACAATCTTGAACGAGTTGGCACTGCCCTTTACTGTGCAGAGGTATTAGCCAAACATGGGAAGGAACCAACCGAGGATGCGGTTGTTGAAGAATTTAAAGCTTGGAAAGGGAAAAAATACCCAGAAGCAGCCATCAAAGAAAGTTATGAAAGTTTGAAGAAATTTCTTCCTTCGCTTCAATAGCAAATAAATGAGGGCTAAATAATTTTTGCCTTCATCATTTTAAAAGGGTCACACGGGAATTCCGTGTGACCCTTTTAAAATCGCTGGTGCGCCCGACAGGAATCGAACCTGTGGCCTACAACTTAGGAGGTTGTCGCTCTATCCAACTGAGCTACGAGCGCAATCCGCATTTTGTAGTAATTCTTCAGGGTCATGTCAAGCTGGGCGTCTACGGCCTCACAGGCAACAAGTATCCGCGCTCCTGAATGGGCACTTCCAGCGCGCGAGCGGAATGAAATGCATGCCGTAGATGGTAAATAGCCATGTGCTGCGCACTCCCTGCGCGCAAGCCGAATAGGTACGCGGGCAATGGTGCAGGATGTGCTACAGGCGCACTCCCTGCGCGCGCGTGGAATGGAATTCATAACCAGCAAAGTGGGAAGAAAAGCCAGCGTCCTAAACGCGCGGTCAACAACTTAGGAGGCTGTCGCTCTGGCCACAGGGCTACAAGCGAGTTCCGTCTAAATTGGGAGTAATGCGCGGCAAGGCCGAGCCACAGCCGCTCTACCACCAGCCCACTACTCTGTTGCCGCCTGCTAGTTGCGCCACCTTTTAGTTGCCGCCCCAGATGAGCAGGGCCAGCGCGCCCAGCGTACCCACCAGCACGGCATAGGCCTGCCGTGTGCGTAGCGAAAGCACCGCCCCAAGCAGCGCCGCCACATACAGGGCAGACCACGTCACCGCAGAGAGCGCCGGTACGGCGTGGTGCTCAGAAAGCCGCGTCAGCAGCGCAAATATCAACCCAAAGCACACCGCGTACAGCACCGCCTGCCACACTGCCCGGCATAGCCCTGCCAGCAGGATCACCCGCCCCGGCGACATCCCGCCGCTGCCGTTGCACCAGGCAACCACTTCATCCACCATGGGGTTAAGCCCGATGCGCTGGCGCAGCTCGCACCAGCTGGCCGTGTAGGCCGCCATCATGGACAATATGAGCGGCAACAGCGCCGGGCCGGGCTGATCCAGCCCAAAGTGCCTGCAGAGGGGAAACACCAGCAAAAAGCTCAGGCTGCCGTAGGGCGGCACAACGCTGCCCAGTTCAAGGGCGTCAAGCCACAGCAGCTCTATGATAATGCCGAGGGGAAGCGCCAGCGACCAGTCGCCGGTAAAAAAACCGGCAAACAGGGCCAGGCAGATGGGGCGGTCTATGAGGCCGACGATGCAGCTGGAACGGGCAGCGCCAGCCAGGACAAAAAAAAAGCGTAGGGAGCCCCGGCAGCGAATATGTCAGAAAAGTTGATCATTGGGGCCTCGAACGGTCTCGGTAGGGACACAACGAAAATCAAGCTGCACAAGGTGGTTCTGTATAAAATGCAGGTCTTCCCTGTCCTGTGCGGAAAGCGCCACATGGGGCAGCACCTGTAGTTTGTCCGGTGCGTAGTGCAGGTTGCCCATGTTCAGCACCTGCATGAGCACACCCGCATCACAGGCGCGGCGTGCATCCTGACAGTTGGCAAACAGCACAAAGCAGTCATCGCCGCACGAATTCAACGTGAGGGCCAGCTCCTTGAGGCTGATAAAATGCGTCATGACGCGGTGCGGTACGGCCAGCTCAATAATCTGCTGCCGTATGACGTCGCCCGCAAGTTCGTCGTTGGCTACCACCAGGTGTCTTGCCCCCGTGTAGGGCAGCCAGGCTTCGATTACCTGGCCGTGAACCAGGCGATTGTCCACGCGAAACCACATATCAGCTGTCTGCTTTGTCACGAGCTTTGTTGCGCAGCATGCTGCCCGCAACCACTATACCCTTTGCGCCTGCCTCGCCGGCAATGCGGGCCAGTTCGCCAAGCTCCTTGTCGCGCGAGGTAAAGACCTTGAGCAACATTGGCAGGTTAACGCCCGTGACAACCTCGACCTTGTGGGTTGCCAGCAGCGAAAGCGCAAGATTGGTGGGCGTGCCGCCAAACATATCGGTGAGAATGATGACCCCGGCGCCCTTGTCGAGCCGCTGGGTTGCGTCGGTAAGACGGCGAACGGTTTCGGAGACCTCGTGGGCCACGTCAACGCTGATGGAGCTGCAGTCGCTCTGCTGCCCAAGAATGAACTCTGCGGTACGCAGCATGGCCGTGCCGTAATCGGCATGCGAAACCAGAATAATTCCAACCTGCGTCTTCTTGTTTTCGTCCGTCATGGCTACCTCACGCAACAGAACGTGCCAGCTTTTTTAGCCGAGTTCAAGGTGTCGATGCTCCAGAAACGCCGGATAATCCGCCTGCCTCAGCGCCTGCAAGATTTCTTCGGCCATGGCCACCGAGCGGTGGCGGCCGCCGGTACAGCCCACAGCAACCGTAATGCGGTATCGGCCTTCGGCCTCCATGAGCGGCAGCATAAAAAACAGCAGGTCCACAAGCTTGTCGCGGTATTCGCGCGCATGCGGCGAGTTAAAAACATAGTCGGCTACGGCCTTGTCCTTGCCGCTGAGGGGGCGCAGCTCGTCCACAAAATAGGGGTTGGCCAAAAACCGCAGGTCAAAGACCAGATCGGCCTCGCGCGGCACGCCATACTTGAAGCCAAACGAAATAACGTTGACCCGTATGGCCCGCAGCTTGCCCTTGTTGCCGCTCCAGCGCTTCTGTATGGCCCGGCGCAGATCATGGATGGAAAACCGCGAGGTGTCGATGACAAGGTCGGCCATTTCGCGCAGGGGGCGCAGGCTGCTGCGCTCGGCCAGCAGGGCGGCCTCGAGGCCCATGCCCCCCCGCTCCAGCGGATGCGGACGGCGGGTTGCGGCGTAGCGGCGTATGAGTTCCTGATTGTTGGCCTCAAGAAAAAGCAGCATGGGGCGAATATTTTTGCCCGCAAGCACGCTGAGACACTCGTTGATGTCTTCCACAAAATTGCTCTGGCGCAAATCCATGCCCAGAGCGATTCCCTTAAAGTGGCTCATGGAGGGGCGCGACATCATGTCCACCATCTCCATAGCCAGGCTTACGGGCAGACCATCAACCACAAAGTGGCCCATGTCTTCAAAAACCTTGAGCGCAGTACTCTTGCCCGCGCCAGACAGGCCCGTGACAATGCACACCTGCACGTCCGCGCCGGGAACGGGCGCGTCGGCGTCTGGCGTAACAGCACGGGTGGGAGCAAGGGGGAGCATCTGCTCGGAGTCCTTCATGACATTCGCCTCTTGTGGGTCAGATCACCGTTTGCAGCAGGGGTTGAGCGCCACAGGCTTTGATGGACGTTGCCAAATCCGGTCCGCCCGCATTATCGTTTGAAATATTTGCAGGGCGACCGCAGGGGAGCATTCGAAGTGGGGCGAACCACAACAGGCCCGCCCCACTGTACCTTATGGATTGTTACAACACTGGGTCAATAAGGGCGTAGCCGCTGACCTTGGTGCGGTACACCACATTGATGCGGTTGTTTTCTGCATTAAAGAACACCAGAAACTCGCTGCCGATGGAATCAAGCTGCATGAGCGCCTCATCCAGATGCAGAGGCTTGGTGGCAAGACGGTCGGTGCCGTCAACGGGCTGCTGCGTGTCCGCATCAGCATCAAGATTATAGGTAAACACGTCCACATCCGTATCGCGGGCGTGCCGTCTCTGGGCCTTGACGCGGGCCACCTGACGCTTGATCTGCGATTCAACCTTGTCGGTCACAAGGTCGATGGCGGCATACATGTCAGAGGTCTGCTCCGTGGCGTTGATGTGCAACCCTTCGCCGGTAACGGTCACTTCGCAGCGATGGCGAAACTTGTCAACGGTAAGCACAACTACCACTTCCAGGCCAGAGGCCTTGCCAAAAAACCGTCCCAGCTTTTCCATGCGACGACGGGCATACTTCTTGAGGTGTTCGGAGGCTTCAAAGTTCTTGAAAGCAAATGAGATGTTCATATGTTCCTCCTAAGTAGGGTGCCACTCGGCGGGGAATCAGAAATGATCCTTGCGCCTTGACGAAGAGGGAATATCAAGCGCCGTGCGGTATTTGGCCACCGTACGCCGCGCAATATTGACCTTGAGACGCTCCTTGAGCATTTCACCGATACGCTCATCGCTGAGGGGAGACCTCGTGTCCTCCTCAGAGATGAATTTCTTGATCAGCGCCTTGACGCTTTCCGAGCCAACCTGGCTTCCGTCGTCCAGCTCAAGCCCGCTGTTAAAGAAAAACTTCAACTCAAAGATGCCGTGCGGCGTGGCCACATACTTGTTGGTGGTTATGCGGCTTACCGTTGATTCGTGCATGCTGATGTCGTCGGCGATGTCTTTGAGAATAAGCGGCGCAAGCTTGGTGACGCCGTCTTCAAAAAAAGGCTGCTGGTGGCGCACAATACTTTCCATAACCTTGTACAGCGTGCGCTGGCGCTGGTACAGGCTCTTGATGAGCCACGAGGCGGAGCGGATTTTTTCCGAGCAGTAGTCTTTTTCCTGCTCGTTGCCGCCTATGTTCATCTGGCTCATGGCCGAGAGCTGCAGCTGCGGCAGACCGTCGTCGTTGAGCAAAATGACAAATTCATCGCCCATCTTGTACACAAATACGTCGGGACTCACATAGGTGGGCTCGCCGCCGCCAAAGCTGGCGCCCGGCAACGGGTCAAGACTCTGGATGATGTCCAGGTATTCCTTGAGCTCGTCCATATCGAGCTTGAACTTGCGCAGCAGGGGCTTGTAGCGCTTGGCCTCCAGGTCCTCCAGGTGCGCCTCCACCAGTTCCACAAGGATGGGGTCGCGCGCGTAGTTGAGGCTCTTTATCTGCACCATCAGGCATTCGCGGGCGTCGCGTGCGGCAACGCCGACAGGGTCGAACCGCTGCAACTTTTCCAGCACAGGCAAAACGGCGTCGGGGGTTGTCTTGGCCATGTCGGCCACTTCGTCAAGGGTGGCCTGCAGATACCCGGCGGACGACAGGTTGCCGATAATGATCTCACCGATGCCCTTTTGCTCTTCCGTCATGTCAGAGAGGCGCAGCTGCCACAGCAGATGCCCGTCAAGGGTCGGCTTGGCCGCATAGCGGGCCTCGAGAGGCGAAATTTCTTCGGCAAGCTCAAACTCGCGCGACTGCGAAAGGCGGGGGGTACTGGCAAACTCACCGAGATAATCCTCCCAGTCAGCGTCCTTGGCCAGTTCCTTGTCGTAGACTTCTTCCTTGGGGCCCTCGCGATCGTCCGGCTGCTCTGCAGAGGCGTCGTCATTGATCGTGGATTCTTCGAGAAAGGGATTTTCAAGCAGCTCTTGCTGTACAGTTTCCAGAAGCTCCACGCGTGAGAGCTGCAGCAGTTTGATTGCCTGCTGCAATT is from Desulfovibrio desulfuricans and encodes:
- the rapZ gene encoding RNase adapter RapZ, producing the protein MLPLAPTRAVTPDADAPVPGADVQVCIVTGLSGAGKSTALKVFEDMGHFVVDGLPVSLAMEMVDMMSRPSMSHFKGIALGMDLRQSNFVEDINECLSVLAGKNIRPMLLFLEANNQELIRRYAATRRPHPLERGGMGLEAALLAERSSLRPLREMADLVIDTSRFSIHDLRRAIQKRWSGNKGKLRAIRVNVISFGFKYGVPREADLVFDLRFLANPYFVDELRPLSGKDKAVADYVFNSPHAREYRDKLVDLLFFMLPLMEAEGRYRITVAVGCTGGRHRSVAMAEEILQALRQADYPAFLEHRHLELG
- a CDS encoding PTS sugar transporter subunit IIB, which gives rise to MWFRVDNRLVHGQVIEAWLPYTGARHLVVANDELAGDVIRQQIIELAVPHRVMTHFISLKELALTLNSCGDDCFVLFANCQDARRACDAGVLMQVLNMGNLHYAPDKLQVLPHVALSAQDREDLHFIQNHLVQLDFRCVPTETVRGPNDQLF
- a CDS encoding PTS sugar transporter subunit IIA produces the protein MTDENKKTQVGIILVSHADYGTAMLRTAEFILGQQSDCSSISVDVAHEVSETVRRLTDATQRLDKGAGVIILTDMFGGTPTNLALSLLATHKVEVVTGVNLPMLLKVFTSRDKELGELARIAGEAGAKGIVVAGSMLRNKARDKADS
- the rpoN gene encoding RNA polymerase factor sigma-54, translating into MALELRQQLKLTQQLVMTPQLQQAIKLLQLSRVELLETVQQELLENPFLEESTINDDASAEQPDDREGPKEEVYDKELAKDADWEDYLGEFASTPRLSQSREFELAEEISPLEARYAAKPTLDGHLLWQLRLSDMTEEQKGIGEIIIGNLSSAGYLQATLDEVADMAKTTPDAVLPVLEKLQRFDPVGVAARDARECLMVQIKSLNYARDPILVELVEAHLEDLEAKRYKPLLRKFKLDMDELKEYLDIIQSLDPLPGASFGGGEPTYVSPDVFVYKMGDEFVILLNDDGLPQLQLSAMSQMNIGGNEQEKDYCSEKIRSASWLIKSLYQRQRTLYKVMESIVRHQQPFFEDGVTKLAPLILKDIADDISMHESTVSRITTNKYVATPHGIFELKFFFNSGLELDDGSQVGSESVKALIKKFISEEDTRSPLSDERIGEMLKERLKVNIARRTVAKYRTALDIPSSSRRKDHF
- the hpf gene encoding ribosome hibernation-promoting factor, HPF/YfiA family is translated as MNISFAFKNFEASEHLKKYARRRMEKLGRFFGKASGLEVVVVLTVDKFRHRCEVTVTGEGLHINATEQTSDMYAAIDLVTDKVESQIKRQVARVKAQRRHARDTDVDVFTYNLDADADTQQPVDGTDRLATKPLHLDEALMQLDSIGSEFLVFFNAENNRINVVYRTKVSGYALIDPVL